Within the Synergistota bacterium genome, the region GCAATGTATAGTGAGGAAGAGCTTCTCGAGGAGATAAAGAAAAAGTGGCTGGAGATACTTAATGAGTTTAAGAAGGAAGACAAGATAGTTTTTGCATACTTTAGAGGAGCTGAGGTTCTAAGGGTCTCTTTTGATGACTCTTCTGTAAGGGTATTTTTAAGGGGTCTTGATGTTAGCTTCATAGATTATGTTGAAGATCCTAAAGTGAAAAGATTCATAGAAAAGGTTTTTCAGAGAGTTTTGGGTATAAGACTTTCTGTAATGTGTGCTCTTGAGTCTAAAAGTTGGGAATCCGTTCGTGGAGAGGAGATATAACTCCCTTAATCAGTATTTTAAGGAGAGGTATGGAAAAAGGGTTCAGAAGATAACATTAGATGCGGGTTTTTTCTGCCCCAATAGAGACGGTCGTTTAAGCAAAGGAGGATGTGTATTTTGTGATGAGAAAGGTAGTGGTAGGGGCGAGTATGGTATTCTGAGCCTTAGGGAACAGATAGAAAGGGCTTATAAGTTTTTAAGGAAAAGATATGAAACTGATCTTTTTATGCTTTATTTTCAAGCTTTTACAAATACTTATGCTCCTATAGAGAAGAGTATAACGCTTTTTAGAGGGTGTTTGAATGAAGCTTCTAAGCTTTTTAAGGTTATAGGTTTGTCTGTGGGAACGAGACCTGATTGTGTTCCAGACCCTTTTCCTCAAGTTTACTCCTCACTTAAGGCTTATGTGGATGAATTGTGGTTGGAATTTGGGTTACAAAGCATAAACTATAAGACTTTAAAGCTTGTAAATAGAGGTCACACTTTTGCAGAGTTTATCGATGCGGTTTTAAGATGTAAAGGTAAAGGGATAAAGATTTGTGCTCATGTTATACTTGGATTGCCTGGAGAAGATGAGGAAGATGCTATGGAAATGGCGCGTGTTTTGTCAGCTTTGAGAGTAGATGGAGTTAAGATTCACCCCCTTTATGTAGTTAAAGGAACTCCTCTTGAAGAAATGGTTAGAGAGGGAAAGTATAGACCCCTTGAGCTTGATGAATATGTGAAAATGTGTGTTTCTTTTTTGGAACACCTCTCACCTGAAGTTATTATTCATAGGCTAACAGGTGAAACTTCCAAAGAGGATCTTTTTGTTCCTGATTGGACTCTTAATAAGCCGGAAGTAATAAAGAAAATTGAAGAAGAACTTATCAAAAGGGGTTCTTGGCAAGGAAAAAAGCTCAAGCTTGGATTATCTCAGGAGGAACTTTGTCCCCTTGTAGAGAGGTAAATTGTTAGTAAGGATATGTCTGCTGGGCTTACCCCAGAGATTCTAGAAGCCTGTCCTATGGAGATAGGCTTTATTTTCTTCAGTTTTTCCTTTCCCTCGTTTGAGAGCCCAGGAATAGCATCATAATCCAGATCTGCTGGAATTTTTCTGTTTTCCATCTTCTTGAACTGCTCAACCAGGGATAACTCTCTCTTAATATACCCTTCGTATTTTATTTCTATTTCTACTTGTTTTCTTTCTTCATAACTCAAATTATTATTGCTGGAT harbors:
- a CDS encoding TIGR01212 family radical SAM protein (This family includes YhcC from E. coli K-12, an uncharacterized radical SAM protein.) — translated: MERRYNSLNQYFKERYGKRVQKITLDAGFFCPNRDGRLSKGGCVFCDEKGSGRGEYGILSLREQIERAYKFLRKRYETDLFMLYFQAFTNTYAPIEKSITLFRGCLNEASKLFKVIGLSVGTRPDCVPDPFPQVYSSLKAYVDELWLEFGLQSINYKTLKLVNRGHTFAEFIDAVLRCKGKGIKICAHVILGLPGEDEEDAMEMARVLSALRVDGVKIHPLYVVKGTPLEEMVREGKYRPLELDEYVKMCVSFLEHLSPEVIIHRLTGETSKEDLFVPDWTLNKPEVIKKIEEELIKRGSWQGKKLKLGLSQEELCPLVER